The nucleotide window AGGTTTATCTTCAAAAAGCTTTAGGGATGAAATATAAAGTATATGCTGAGAGAGAAGTAGTtcaccaaagaattaaaaatcaacATCATCCTTCCCCATCTGCAAGTGACTAAGAAGCTGAAAATTAAAATAGTCTGTTATATAGCACGACTCCCAAGGagcaaggagaggaaggaagtgggGGAAGTGTAGGCAAcgcaaaaaatgaaatatagcaaTAGCcgttctttaattgaaaattgaatTCTTTTCCCCAAACTTCAAGGAGATTGGGGAGATGTCTCTTTTCTTCACCAAAAACACAGCCAATCATGCTTGAAGATTCATTTAGAGTGCCTGCCCTCTGTTGacttcaatttatcctgtatattacttcctctattagattgtgagctatCTGAAAACAGAGATGATCTTCacattgcatttctttttatacattttgttGTATCCCCACTGCATAGAACAGTACCTGGCAGGTacacaataaatgtttactgaatgacaTGACTAGTAAATGCCCAAGGCAAGATCTAAAGCCAGGGCCTTCTGATTTTAAGCTGAGTATTCTACTATACCAGGCTACTTCTCACTCatttacaataatataaaataatttcaaaaaggaGGGAACACGAATCTCTTGGGAGAATCAGAAAACATTCTGTGTAGGAGCCAGCACATAATCaatactcttttattttatttttttaaaacccttaccttctgtcctagaatcgatactatgtattggttccaaggcagaagaatggtaagggcgaggcaatgggagttaagtgacttgcccagggtcacacagctgggaagtgtctgaggacacatttgaacccaggacctcccctctctaggcctggctctccatccactgcgctacccagctgcccccataatcaACACTTTAAAGAAATCTAAGGATTCTTTGAGATTAAGTAAAGAAAAGCTAGGAGTGTGAAGATGATATTCCAAACATCAAACCATGTTtaattagatttaattttttttcaatctacTTATTCAAACTTTCCAAAACGTGAAACAAGCACCAGAATACAGGAGAgaacatatgcaaaaaaaaaaaaatcgaaCCTACTCTTGGGACTCTGGACCATTAGGCAATATGATGAGGTGGCCCTTAAAATTGTATATTGcccttaattataaaattatcttttgagGTTCACACAGATCTCGAGCTTAGTTTtccaaaatcattaataattacctttaaatggaaaatgacaaacaaaGGGAAAATTTCATCATCAGGTTGGCATGTGTCAGTAATACTATAAAAAGTCACGGGAGCCtccctctcttcactctctcGAGACTCCTCTCACTGTGCTACTGCAAAGCAGACCAGGTAAATCCAATTTTTAATCCAATCTGAAATTCCTTCTGTTCCTGTTGTTTATGTGTTTTCCTTTTAAGAACAGGTTCATTGCAGAAAGAAAGGCAGACAAGCAAGACCACTTTGGAAAACTGGTTGAcagatttagaaagaaaagcaaCCTTTACATAGAAGAAAAGCTGTGGGTTCCTATATAACCCTCTTGTTCTGTTCTACTGTGTCTATGAAAATGCCCAATCTAAATTCAGAATAATAATACAATGAATTGGGGGCTGGGGGGACATGGGTTCATTCCCATTATGTCCCGAAGGATGCCCTTTTCCTCCACAGGCTAAAGAGTAACTATTTTCTATCCGTATCCCTACTTAGAGCTTAGCTAACGTTCTCAGACGTGCCTTCAAAGGCACACCTTGAATCCAGATGTATCAATGAAAAGGGAAGGATGAAACAGTCTGGACCCGTTTCTGTAGCCGCTTCTGACAGAGACAAGGCCACAATGACTCATTTGCTTCCCCAGAAGCCAGGGAGGAAATCCGAGGACCAGTGAGCTGCTAACGACGCCAGCTTCTCCTTCTGTCCCGCGCATCTTCgctgctctctctctcacttctgcCTCCTGTCTTCTCTTCACTCGCTAATCCGCGCCACTAAAACCATCCAGAATTAGGAGGGTTCTCCCGGGGGCAGTAAAGAGAGATGGTCTTGGAGGCGAGGACACCGAGCTTCAGGCTGACGCTGATATAGATCTGTGGGAACCTGGGCGAGTACTTGGTCCCTCTTGGTGAAACTCTCCAAGACCACAAAGTGTGGGGAGGTGCTAGTCTGCCATGGTTTCCACACCAAGAGTTTCTGACCCACATGTCTGAACCACAGAAAAGAAGGGCCAGATCTTAACGATACCTCAAAGACGAAGCCCGTTTTTGCGTGTCAGTTGACAATCCTTTCTCTCGGTCCCTTTAGAGAAGGCTTCACtctgcatttttaaaatgaatcccCTTTCCTCTACATTTATAGGAAACAAAATGAGCGGACTGAAAAAGTCCCCTGAAGAACTCAAagccatttttcaaagatatgcAGCCAAAGAGGGCGATCCTGACCAGCTATGTAAGGATGAACTGAAAATGCTCATTCAAGCAGAATTCCCCCATTTATTGAAGGTGAGTGAAGTTTGGTGGCTCCACCTGCCTTCGTGATGGGTGTCTGTGTAGACGGATAAGGACCAGGCGAGGGGAAAAGAACTACACATAATATGGCCCCCAAGCGAAAGAGGTAAAACACGAAGTAAGCTTCCATTCTCTCCTACTAGCCGAGCTCTATCATTTTCTTGGGGCAGATGCAGGTGAGGTTTGGTGGGGAGATTAAAAGGAGGAGAATCAAGCTGAGAGCCAATAGTGACAGTTTAGTTTGTTCTCTGTTTCTGAGTGACTTTACAGAGAGCACAAAGATACTATGAATTGGTATGCTTTTATCAAATAACaagcattgatttttttctccttccattttccccttcccactaaaaaaaaaaaagaaaaaacaaatctttacAACAAATATACATTGTCAAGTTCCTATGATGTGCTTTTCTCTAGCAGTTCCCCTAGTTGAAGAAACAAAGCTAAATCGAAATCTTCAGTGACAAATTTTTATGTGGTTGTTCAGGGCCCTCCATTTAATTCAAAAGGGCTTGTTGAAAAAGGACaactaatttaaatttaaaatagaaattgtttttaaaggcAACTACTGATTTCTAgataattattagaaataaacTACATTTCTTTTGCCATAACATCTCATTTTGGAACCACGGTGAAACTTTCTAAATCAAAATATCAACAATATCcctaaattaaaatatatctgtTTTCCTTGAGGtcagtctctgacctcaaggaaatGAAAAGTCTTTCATCCTATGGGAAAGAAGTAGCATGTTATTTGACTTCcaggatttattttaaagttgttttattttctattcagaAACATTTGTATCACTGAGATGCCTTAGAgagaaatttcttcttttcttctccctacaTCTCTCCAGCCTTCAAGTTCTTCAACAAAGGATCAGCTTATCTTAAAAGTGTAGCTTTTCAGTGTTAAAGGGATAGTTAAGTTGCACAATGGATAgggtactgggcttggaatcaggaagagctaaattcaaattctgcctccatcATTtaaatagctgtatgaccctgagtaagtcatttataTTATCTCAGCCCAAGTTTCTTGATATTACCTTCCATCCATCAAATCTTCCATGGATATTAAGAGATGATATACTATTAGTAGAAGACGTTGTTAAATGAGTGCTAAAtgaatgagttattattattattatttgaagccatctagtccatttCCTACCCAAAGCATGGCTTGAACCCCAATAATATCCCTAACAACGAGCAGTTACTTAGCGTCTCTATACAATTCCCAGGGATAGGCAACTCACTATTCTAAGCCTTCCTGTACATCTTAGAGGCACCTTATTGCCTTTTTAGACAACTCTAATTATCAAGATGCTCATGatataagtgaaattgaatgggcctttcggccctcctaggcatgtgctttcttacttgcactttcttaaattcttaatcttaataaatctctaaaaacatactacttctagcagagaaactaaattttaactgctacactaGGAAGTAATGAGGCTCAGTGAAAGACTGATAGATTCAGAGACACAGGAACTAGGTTCCACTCCTCCTGACACTGCTTTCTACCTGtgtcaccctccccccccccccccccaagcagtCATCattccccatctggaaaaaatgaaagggttggattgcATGACCTCTGAAATGCTTTCTGACTCTGTATCTATAATGCTGCATTCAGAGAGAGTCCATTTTCCTATAACTTCTGCCCATTACTTCTATTTCTCCCCTCTGGGGTAGTCAAGCAAAAATGTCATTAAAATCTGCCACTTCCTTAACAGACAAAATACACAGGGCCTTTGAGAAGGATAAACTATTACCAACAAATCAGTAAGATAAAGAAAAACgaattttgctttattaaaaaagtattttaagattcagtcaaaaaagtaaaaattaagcttaagaaaagaaaaaattaataataagaaaataatctggACAACTAATTTGAGTATGTTTAAAGGCTCAGAGAAGCTAAATTAACTCCAAGGGAGAGGGAAGCCCTTTGGAGGATCTCTTTTCTGTTTGGCATGATTAGGAGAGGTGGATGGGAAAGGATTGGGGACtcgacatttttaaaaaagcaaatgttaaaatTTGTCTTGAGGTGTAATTGGTGAAAAAATAGaacctatataaaaataaagatttatttttcaaataatatttcagtGCTTCTACAAATTCATCTACCCACTTGAACCAAGCACATAGCCTAGTCTATAGTTCTACCATGATGAATGGACAAATTAGCAGTCCATTCGTGCCTGGCATAAGCTTCCACACAGAAGCACGTATCAGAAGGAGAAAAGCATTTATGGGCAGGGTTTCTCTCTCGAAGACGTAGGGTCTGGCCTGCGTTGCACTGCTCTCCTCTGAAGCTGCCTTAGCAATAAAAACAGAAAGGTTTCGCTCTCCTTGCATGAGTGtgacactggatctggagtccaGCTGCCGCACAAATGCACTTGTTGGGGTGTGTGACCTCCGGGAGCACCAGGCTCCTCAGggcagaaaggagagaagaatccTCGTACCACCTCTCACCGAGGGGCCGGGGGAAAAAGAAAGCGCTTTGTCAGGCTTTAACGTTGCAAGGATCCAGAGTGCACTCCCTCCATGAACCCACTAAACTGTCTTTAAGAATTTAATGGTCGTTATAAACCGTAGTCAGCAAACATTATAAAGCTGCAGGACACACAGATGCCAGCGATAACCTCTATCAGGAAGCAGCGGCAATGTGGTAAAGTCGAATCAATGCTGCTTTTGAGGTCAGAAGACGTGATTACTTAACTGGGCCACAGCGCTCTCCTCTGTGGAATGAGAACGCCGGAcgagatggcctctgaggtcccttccagattcTTGCACAAGGCAGTAGGAGCAGCTTGCTCATTTGGCAGCCAGCGAATTAAGTTTCATGGAATACTGATATTTCTACAGCCTGGAGGAGTCTACTGACCCCAAGATAGGGAGATGTCTATGCTCAAGGTAATATTTTGTTGGTCCTGGAGTAATATAATTAAGGGCAGTTTAGGTCCAGgtataatgttttaaggtttaggcatcatttcttttcatcttcacaatgattacccccattttagagatgatccAAATTAggggacttacccaaggtcactcgGCTCGCAAATGTCtaaggctgggtttgaattcaagtGTTCCTGGTTTGAagcccaactctctatccactacgcCACACTCTctgctgacctcagtttcctcactactAAAATACAACCAGACATTCCTGACAGCCGTTCCAGGAAAGAAAGGCAGCAGGAAACACGAGCAGCTAGCCTGCCTTCTGTCTCCCTCACGCACGACTCCTCTTTCTCTCAACCTAGGGGCCAAGCAGTATCGATGACCTTTTTAAAGAGATGGACAAGAATGGTGATGGAGAAGTCAGTTTTGAGGAATTCACGAGTCTGATGAAAAAGATATCCCAGTGAGGTCATCCCCGGGAACCACGGGGCAGAAGATACCAAGAGACAGAGCTCTGCTCTTGCCATGAGTCATACAAAACCTGAGCAGCTACTACGAAGCACGAGTCCTTATTCTTCGGTCAGTCAGGAAATCATGATTAAAAAGTATTTCTAAATGTCTTCGCTTTGTCACTGTGTGGGGGCAGCTTGGTGTTGGGGAACTCAACCTGGGGGGCGCAGACTGCTTCCCCCAAGTCGGACAGATTGCATTAGGGTCCCATAAACTTGTTAAGAAAAAACGTAGGTCTGCATTTCTATTCAGCTCGCTTCCTTTGCTGtccaacatattttattttgtgcatttaaaaccattattctgagaagggctctGCCAGAGGGgttcatgatacaaaaaaagcTGGAACACCTCTGGCATAGAGGCAAGCGTCCTGGGCTGGGAGCCAGCAGACGCAGGTTCTGGGTACTGTTCCGAGTCTATTTCATCGCATGGTATGGGGTCAGTCACTTCCTTGccaaccctcagtttcctcacatgaaaTGAGAGGCTACAGTAACTGAGTCCAGCTGGCCATGATGCCCTCTCACACCGCAACCTGCCATATACCTCCTTCATCAGTGGCCTTCACCAAGAGCCACTTGAAATGCATTGCTCCAACTCAGGGTTCCCAACAATGAAAAGCTCCCTAGGGAAAGACGGCCCGTAGTGAAATCAGGCTCCTAGAAACAGAAAGTAAAGCCAGTAAGCCCGACGGAGCAATCGATCTATGCAACTGCCCTTGACTCCGGGTTGTTTCGTATATATGAGCACTTGGATTTTCAGTTCTGCATGGAATACATCCCAAAGGGTCCTAATATACAGCAATGCATATTATGTGGTAAGTAGTAAAGGCTTCAAATTTACAGTATGCAATAAGGGCTCGAGGTGGGGGAAGGCATGTCTTCAGAGAATGTCTCTAAATACATCAAAAAATCTGTTCCCTACTGGGTTTCCAGCTAATCggctgtgtgtgcatgtgtgagacagagagcaagagacaggggcagagaaagaaagagagattgtgtgtgggggggggagggtgagagagaatgagagagaaagagatagagagtgagagagtgagagagacagagagagacagagagcaagagacaggggcagagaaagaaagagagattggggggggggtgagagagagagtgagagagagagtgagagagagagagagtgtgagagagacagagagagacagagagcaagagacaggggcagagaaagaaagagagattgtgtgtggggggggtgagagagagagtgagagagagagagacagagagacagagagagtgagagagagagagacagagagacagagagagacagagagagagacagagagagggagagagggagacagagagagtgagagagagaaagagatagagtgagagagagacagagagagacagag belongs to Monodelphis domestica isolate mMonDom1 chromosome 8, mMonDom1.pri, whole genome shotgun sequence and includes:
- the S100G gene encoding protein S100-G, which gives rise to MSGLKKSPEELKAIFQRYAAKEGDPDQLCKDELKMLIQAEFPHLLKGPSSIDDLFKEMDKNGDGEVSFEEFTSLMKKISQ